Proteins encoded by one window of Silvibacterium dinghuense:
- a CDS encoding amidohydrolase, producing MRKILMLVAVLLSRPLFAQVDMIALHGKIWTENPRQPEAEALAISGHRILAVGSDAEIQKLAGPNTKVIDLKGSRVVPGFNDAHVHFFWGGQGLASVQLTDARSREEFVARIAAFAKTQPPGAWIVDGNWDEQKWSPVELPRHDWIDAVTPHNPVWVQRTDGHQILANALAMKLAGVDKNTKDVVGGTIVRDANGNPTGIFKDAAKDLITRAIPPPTDAQVDAALLAAQKYALDNGVTSVQDMGFTGTEAADMEARVVRGYQRLMAEGKWKVRVAARFPLPEGARYRALGIMTNFGNDTLVIGSLKAFADGSLGSATAWFEQPFDDQPGNRGLPSEDLANPEKFYAELKAADQAGNHIATHAIGDHANKVILDLYERLEKEDGPADRRLRIEHAQTLRPEDIARFGQLHVIASVQPYHAIDDGRWAETRLGHERAKSTYAFRSLLDSGATLAFGTDWFVAPINPMLTIYAATTRRTLDGKHPDGWFPEQKLTVEQAVHAYTVGSAYAESQDDIKGSLEPGKLADFDVLSDDIFHIDPAQIENVKVLTTVLGGEIVRP from the coding sequence GTGCGAAAAATCCTCATGCTCGTGGCGGTTCTTCTCTCCCGCCCACTCTTCGCGCAGGTAGACATGATTGCTCTGCACGGAAAGATATGGACGGAGAACCCCAGGCAGCCCGAAGCGGAAGCTCTCGCGATCTCCGGCCACCGCATTCTCGCCGTTGGCTCAGACGCCGAAATCCAGAAACTCGCCGGCCCGAATACGAAAGTGATCGATCTCAAGGGAAGCCGCGTCGTTCCAGGCTTCAACGACGCACACGTTCATTTCTTCTGGGGTGGGCAAGGCCTGGCCAGCGTTCAGCTCACCGATGCCCGCAGCCGCGAAGAGTTCGTCGCCCGCATCGCAGCCTTCGCAAAAACTCAGCCACCCGGCGCCTGGATTGTCGACGGGAACTGGGACGAACAGAAATGGTCTCCCGTGGAGCTACCGCGCCACGACTGGATCGACGCTGTCACTCCGCATAATCCTGTATGGGTCCAGCGCACCGATGGGCATCAGATTCTTGCCAATGCGCTGGCGATGAAGCTCGCCGGCGTGGATAAAAATACGAAGGACGTCGTTGGCGGAACGATCGTCCGTGACGCCAATGGTAATCCCACCGGCATATTCAAGGACGCGGCCAAGGATCTCATCACTCGCGCTATCCCACCGCCGACGGATGCTCAGGTGGATGCCGCACTCCTCGCCGCCCAGAAATACGCCCTCGATAACGGCGTAACCAGCGTACAGGACATGGGCTTTACCGGTACCGAAGCGGCCGACATGGAAGCCCGCGTCGTGCGCGGCTACCAGCGCCTGATGGCGGAAGGCAAGTGGAAGGTTCGCGTTGCCGCCCGCTTTCCACTGCCCGAAGGTGCCCGCTATCGCGCGCTCGGCATCATGACCAACTTCGGCAACGATACGCTGGTCATCGGCTCGCTCAAAGCTTTTGCCGATGGCTCCCTCGGCTCGGCGACAGCATGGTTTGAGCAGCCCTTCGACGACCAGCCGGGCAACCGAGGTCTTCCTTCGGAAGACCTCGCCAATCCAGAGAAGTTCTATGCCGAATTGAAGGCTGCGGATCAGGCCGGTAATCACATCGCCACGCACGCCATCGGCGATCACGCGAACAAAGTCATTCTCGATCTTTATGAGCGTCTGGAGAAAGAAGACGGTCCCGCTGATCGCCGTCTCCGGATCGAACACGCACAAACACTGCGTCCGGAAGATATCGCGCGCTTCGGGCAGCTTCATGTCATCGCTTCAGTGCAGCCTTATCACGCCATCGATGATGGACGATGGGCCGAAACACGCCTCGGCCACGAGCGTGCGAAAAGTACATACGCATTTCGGTCACTGCTCGATTCCGGCGCGACACTCGCGTTTGGAACGGACTGGTTCGTTGCGCCCATCAATCCAATGCTCACGATTTACGCAGCCACGACACGCCGCACGCTGGATGGCAAGCACCCCGACGGATGGTTCCCGGAGCAGAAGCTCACCGTCGAACAAGCCGTTCATGCCTACACCGTGGGCTCTGCCTATGCAGAAAGCCAGGACGACATCAAGGGCAGTCTCGAACCAGGGAAGCTCGCCGATTTCGACGTTCTTTCCGACGACATCTTTCACATCGACCCAGCTCAGATCGAGAACGTGAAGGTTTTGACCACTGTCCTCGGTGGCGAAATTGTCAGGCCCTGA
- a CDS encoding PLP-dependent aminotransferase family protein — protein MKGFEHLDLDRDHRRTLQTQLTEQLKVMVQQGELRPAERLPSTRALADELRISRNTVVAAYEQLESEGYLQAHERSAFTVGAAARAFARPRQGDAKPGQRVVGPPRTLIAPRPFRPAQPDIHLFSLKTWNRHRTRVLREALLLQYQSRFSMGLDVLRQNVGAYLQESRGIRCYWDEIVITGGSQQALFMVGQLLLDSGSSVYMEDPGFPGAIRAWQQTGATIVPAPVDEEGICLPLPMAEQAKVVYATPSHQFPLGVCMSLARRLELLRVARERELWVVEDDYDSEFRYNSAPQPSLQSLDEHRRVIYVGSFSKTLFPGLRLGYMVLPPQLVERFARLKATLEDHGPLIDQATLASFLESGAFDSHLRRCRRIYRERQQLFLDLVSRKGLPLRFPVTGRGMNLAGHFVMETDDARVGAALEREGVDTPALSSYCSQARCSGLLFGLTAFTDAEIRMGIEMLANTLVRSVEHKRGR, from the coding sequence ATGAAGGGTTTTGAACATCTCGATCTGGATCGAGACCATCGGCGCACACTGCAAACTCAGCTGACCGAACAGTTGAAGGTCATGGTCCAGCAGGGTGAGCTTCGGCCGGCGGAGAGGCTGCCGTCGACGCGAGCACTGGCCGACGAACTCCGGATATCGCGCAACACGGTGGTGGCGGCCTATGAGCAGCTGGAGAGTGAAGGGTATCTACAGGCACATGAGCGGAGCGCCTTCACGGTTGGAGCAGCGGCAAGAGCCTTCGCGCGACCACGGCAGGGAGATGCCAAGCCAGGACAAAGAGTGGTGGGTCCGCCGCGAACTCTGATTGCACCCAGGCCATTCCGGCCAGCCCAGCCGGATATTCACCTCTTCTCGCTCAAGACCTGGAATCGTCACCGGACCCGGGTGCTGCGTGAAGCCTTGCTGCTGCAATATCAGTCGCGATTCTCCATGGGACTGGATGTGCTGCGGCAGAATGTCGGGGCATATTTACAGGAGAGCCGTGGGATCCGCTGCTATTGGGATGAAATCGTGATCACCGGGGGCTCGCAGCAGGCGCTGTTCATGGTGGGACAGCTTCTTCTGGACTCCGGCAGCAGCGTTTACATGGAAGACCCCGGATTCCCCGGAGCGATAAGAGCATGGCAACAAACGGGAGCAACGATTGTGCCCGCGCCCGTTGATGAGGAAGGGATCTGTCTGCCGCTCCCCATGGCGGAACAGGCAAAGGTGGTGTATGCAACTCCCTCCCATCAATTCCCACTTGGTGTATGCATGTCTTTGGCGCGGCGATTGGAGTTGCTGCGGGTGGCGCGCGAGCGTGAGCTGTGGGTGGTTGAGGACGACTACGATTCGGAGTTTCGGTACAACAGTGCCCCGCAACCCAGCCTGCAGAGTCTGGACGAACATCGCAGGGTGATCTACGTGGGATCGTTCAGCAAGACATTGTTTCCGGGGCTCAGGCTCGGTTACATGGTCTTGCCGCCACAGCTGGTGGAGCGTTTTGCACGGCTGAAGGCGACGCTTGAAGATCATGGACCACTCATCGATCAGGCAACGCTCGCGAGTTTTCTGGAAAGCGGAGCATTCGACTCGCATCTTCGCCGCTGCCGGAGAATCTACCGCGAGCGGCAGCAGCTCTTTCTGGACCTGGTAAGCCGGAAGGGATTGCCCTTGCGCTTTCCGGTAACAGGTCGGGGTATGAACCTGGCGGGACACTTTGTAATGGAGACCGACGATGCCCGAGTTGGTGCAGCTCTGGAAAGGGAAGGAGTCGACACTCCCGCGCTCTCTTCTTATTGCAGCCAGGCTCGGTGCTCGGGGTTACTGTTTGGGCTCACGGCGTTTACGGATGCCGAGATCCGAATGGGCATCGAGATGTTGGCGAATACGCTGGTCCGTAGTGTGGAACATAAGAGAGGCAGATAG
- a CDS encoding GH92 family glycosyl hydrolase: MSLHGFLFTSPCKRLLLLFLLAVAALPSIGAPHASPLDEGGDPTSLVNMMIGTAAEGQTYPGASMPYAMTQWTPQTQEGETKCVPPYYYADTRIQGFRGSHFLSGSCAQDYGSFTVMPLVSAEKLDAQGRSAAFSHAHEVARPYLYAVDLQDSGIHAEITGSERSGMMEFHFPASAEMGWIDVEDNIRLGTGAIRIDARRQEITGYNPVHRIYAGNGKNAGFSGYVVIQFDQPFEVGGTWTPAARHEGAIEQQGESGAAGAYVRFRLPESHVIHVRIGTSFVSVDEARRNLEAEMPDFDFMAAVQRSRDAWTAALGRFAVGGNSPDRSIFYTALYHAMLLPRIYSDRSGTYPKFAGDPAGGQTELAKGFTYYCDYSVWDTFRAVHPLLTLVDPARDLDMVKSLIAKGEQGGYLPIFPAWSEYTNEMVGDHAGVILADAYVKGIRGFDVEEAYRLMRKNATETPEEQALYEDGRGRRALPSYVKYGYIPLEDPVPFAFHGNEQVSRTLEYAFDDFEVSVMAKALGHAEDAAMFARRAQSWRNVLDPETGLARGRHADGTWVTPFEPGKTASYITEGLPWQYTFFVPQDIPALIAFEHGPEKFAQKLDELFAGGFYDHGNEPSHHIAYLYDDAGKPWKTQLHVHEIMQKEYRNAPAGLAGNDDAGQISAWYVMSAMGIYSVTPGTPRYAIGTPHFDEMRVRMGSGRELHIVAHGAEAGQFYVRTVRLNGREITRPYLLHEELEEGGELEFTMSDQPMKGKEEVFTPVRTVK; this comes from the coding sequence ATGTCACTCCACGGGTTTCTTTTCACTTCACCATGTAAGCGTCTTCTTCTGCTTTTTCTCCTGGCTGTCGCGGCGCTGCCGTCGATAGGGGCTCCTCATGCTTCTCCTTTAGATGAGGGAGGAGATCCGACGAGCCTGGTCAACATGATGATCGGTACGGCGGCCGAGGGGCAGACTTATCCGGGCGCGAGCATGCCCTATGCGATGACGCAGTGGACGCCGCAGACGCAGGAAGGAGAGACCAAGTGCGTGCCTCCGTACTACTACGCCGATACGCGGATACAGGGGTTTCGCGGATCGCACTTCCTGAGTGGCTCTTGCGCGCAGGATTACGGCAGCTTCACGGTGATGCCGCTGGTTTCGGCGGAGAAGCTTGACGCTCAGGGGCGGTCCGCGGCCTTTTCGCACGCGCATGAGGTCGCGCGTCCTTATCTGTATGCTGTCGATCTCCAGGACAGTGGCATTCATGCGGAGATTACGGGCTCGGAGCGGAGCGGAATGATGGAGTTTCATTTTCCAGCCAGCGCAGAGATGGGATGGATCGACGTGGAGGACAACATCCGGCTGGGTACAGGAGCGATCCGCATCGATGCCAGGCGGCAAGAGATTACAGGGTATAACCCGGTGCACCGTATTTATGCAGGCAACGGAAAGAATGCGGGATTTTCGGGGTACGTGGTGATTCAGTTTGACCAGCCGTTCGAGGTCGGAGGCACCTGGACGCCGGCGGCGAGGCACGAAGGTGCAATTGAGCAACAGGGTGAGAGCGGAGCGGCGGGAGCGTATGTACGTTTTCGCTTGCCGGAGAGCCATGTCATCCATGTGCGGATCGGAACGTCATTCGTGAGTGTGGATGAGGCGAGGCGCAATCTCGAAGCAGAGATGCCGGATTTCGATTTTATGGCAGCGGTGCAGCGCTCCCGCGACGCATGGACAGCGGCACTGGGGCGGTTTGCGGTGGGAGGCAACAGCCCGGACAGGAGCATCTTCTATACCGCGCTGTATCACGCCATGCTGCTGCCGCGCATCTACAGCGACCGGAGCGGGACGTATCCGAAGTTTGCAGGCGACCCGGCGGGGGGACAGACGGAGCTGGCGAAGGGGTTCACGTATTACTGCGACTACTCAGTATGGGACACCTTCCGGGCGGTGCATCCGCTGTTGACGCTGGTGGATCCAGCGCGGGACCTGGATATGGTGAAGTCACTGATTGCCAAGGGCGAACAGGGCGGATACCTGCCGATTTTTCCGGCATGGAGCGAATACACCAATGAGATGGTAGGCGACCACGCGGGAGTGATCCTTGCTGATGCGTATGTAAAAGGTATCCGCGGCTTCGATGTTGAGGAGGCCTATCGGCTGATGCGAAAGAACGCCACGGAGACGCCGGAGGAGCAAGCGCTCTATGAGGATGGTCGAGGCAGGAGAGCGCTTCCGTCGTATGTGAAGTATGGCTATATCCCACTCGAAGACCCGGTGCCGTTTGCCTTTCATGGAAACGAACAAGTGTCGCGGACGCTGGAGTATGCCTTCGATGATTTCGAAGTGAGCGTAATGGCGAAAGCGCTGGGGCATGCGGAGGATGCGGCGATGTTTGCGCGGCGGGCGCAGAGCTGGCGCAACGTGCTGGACCCGGAGACGGGCCTTGCGCGCGGACGGCATGCGGACGGGACGTGGGTCACCCCCTTCGAGCCGGGCAAGACGGCCAGCTATATCACCGAGGGACTGCCGTGGCAGTACACCTTCTTTGTGCCGCAGGACATCCCGGCTCTGATCGCCTTTGAGCACGGGCCGGAGAAGTTTGCACAGAAGCTGGACGAACTGTTTGCCGGAGGTTTCTACGACCACGGCAATGAGCCGAGCCACCATATCGCCTATCTCTATGATGACGCTGGAAAGCCATGGAAGACCCAGCTTCATGTGCACGAGATCATGCAGAAGGAGTACCGGAATGCTCCGGCCGGGCTGGCGGGCAACGACGACGCGGGACAGATCTCGGCCTGGTATGTGATGTCGGCCATGGGAATCTATTCAGTGACACCGGGGACGCCTCGGTATGCGATTGGGACACCGCACTTTGACGAGATGCGGGTGCGGATGGGATCAGGGCGGGAGTTGCACATCGTGGCACATGGAGCTGAAGCGGGACAGTTTTATGTCCGGACGGTGCGGCTGAATGGGCGGGAGATCACGCGGCCCTACCTGCTTCACGAGGAACTGGAAGAAGGTGGGGAGCTCGAGTTCACGATGAG
- a CDS encoding FMN-binding negative transcriptional regulator — protein MFVRPCWQPKSPADIRQIIDENPWALLVSQSDAGPLATNLPFLVEEAAGDHSVDELVLVSHIARANEHLAALRENTTPVLAIFEGPWSYVTASWYPERQMPSTYYYSAVHCYGTIEFQEEPELDRSLELLVNSMEASYSSGWKTSEIPRSEITRRFAGITGFRLRVSRVEAKFKLGQDEPLRDALAVADVLGRHDAPEHRKLAAMIRDQNAGRE, from the coding sequence ATGTTTGTGCGCCCGTGCTGGCAACCCAAATCGCCGGCAGATATCCGACAGATCATCGACGAGAACCCGTGGGCGCTCCTCGTCAGCCAAAGCGATGCAGGTCCTCTGGCTACGAATCTTCCCTTTCTGGTGGAAGAAGCTGCCGGTGATCATTCGGTCGATGAACTTGTACTCGTCAGCCATATCGCCCGGGCGAACGAACACCTTGCCGCTCTGCGGGAGAACACCACACCGGTGCTGGCAATCTTCGAAGGCCCCTGGAGTTACGTCACGGCCAGTTGGTATCCCGAGCGCCAGATGCCCTCGACCTATTACTACTCGGCCGTACATTGCTACGGCACCATCGAGTTCCAGGAAGAGCCGGAACTCGATCGCTCGCTTGAGCTCCTGGTGAACAGCATGGAAGCTTCCTATTCCAGCGGCTGGAAGACCAGCGAGATTCCCCGCAGTGAGATCACCCGCCGATTTGCCGGCATCACCGGTTTCCGTCTGCGCGTTTCGCGTGTGGAAGCCAAATTCAAGCTGGGACAGGACGAACCGCTGCGCGATGCACTGGCAGTCGCGGACGTGCTTGGGAGGCATGACGCTCCCGAGCATCGCAAGCTTGCCGCAATGATTCGCGATCAGAACGCCGGGCGCGAATAG